The following proteins come from a genomic window of Alnus glutinosa chromosome 10, dhAlnGlut1.1, whole genome shotgun sequence:
- the LOC133879756 gene encoding auxin-responsive protein SAUR36-like has translation MRKIRGFKLGKRLVRASKWLLRKVRARPGYRRINPPSSKPKPISKLITWGRRLTNGAKTLCCRKPGSCYVPVGYESLDREKKVAVPKGHLAVYVGQQDGGFHRVLVPVIYFNHPLFGELLREAEEEYGHQHQGGITIPCQISDFERVKTRIAAAGSRGVGGRMLTWKRRY, from the coding sequence ATGAGAAAGATCAGAGGCTTCAAGCTCGGAAAACGGCTGGTCCGGGCCTCCAAGTGGCTCCTCCGCAAAGTACGGGCCCGACCCGGATACCGCCGGATAAACCCGCCGTCGAGCAAGCCCAAGCCCATCTCGAAACTCATCACCTGGGGCCGGCGGTTGACAAACGGAGCGAAAACTCTGTGCTGCAGAAAACCGGGGTCGTGTTATGTACCCGTGGGCTACGAGTCGCTGGATAGGGAGAAGAAGGTGGCGGTACCGAAGGGACACCTGGCCGTGTACGTGGGGCAACAAGATGGCGGCTTTCACAGAGTTTTGGTGCCGGTGATTTACTTTAACCATCCCTTGTTTGGTGAGCTTCTAAGGGAGGCTGAGGAGGAGTATGGGCATCAGCACCAGGGCGGGATCACTATCCCCTGCCAGATCTCGGATTTCGAGAGGGTCAAGACCCGGATCGCAGCAGCCGGGTCGCGTGGTGTTGGTGGTCGGATGCTGACGTGGAAGCGTCGCTATTga